Proteins from one Bacillota bacterium genomic window:
- a CDS encoding AAA family ATPase has translation MYESFFGFTRTPFGRDLPPDQLFPSQDHLEALARLNWAVMQRGMALLTGDVGSGKSTCLRALRAALDPIRSRWLYLPNPLLPARGLYRQLLLALGVEPRYHKSDTVNQLAGTLWSVFEQGKTPVVVIDDAHLLPEATLQELRLLTNFDMDSACPMALILVGQTPLRDRLRLSCYDHITQRLTVRYHMRGLTAPETREYIAHHLKAAGRTSPLFTPEAIEEIFQYARGIPRRVNHVCANSLLAAFIEQKELVDQKLVLRVIQDLNGN, from the coding sequence GTGTACGAGAGCTTCTTCGGCTTCACCCGCACGCCATTTGGCCGGGACCTTCCCCCGGACCAGCTCTTTCCCTCCCAGGACCACCTGGAGGCGCTCGCCCGGCTGAACTGGGCCGTCATGCAGCGTGGCATGGCCCTCCTCACCGGGGACGTGGGCTCGGGCAAGTCCACCTGCCTGCGGGCCCTGCGCGCCGCCCTGGACCCCATCAGGTCACGCTGGCTGTATCTGCCCAACCCCCTCCTTCCCGCCCGCGGGCTGTACCGCCAGCTCCTCCTGGCCCTGGGGGTAGAGCCCCGGTATCACAAGTCGGACACCGTCAACCAGCTCGCCGGGACCCTGTGGTCGGTGTTCGAGCAGGGCAAGACCCCGGTGGTGGTCATCGACGACGCCCACCTCCTCCCGGAGGCTACCCTGCAGGAACTCAGGCTGCTCACCAACTTCGACATGGACAGCGCCTGCCCCATGGCGCTCATCCTCGTCGGCCAGACCCCCCTGCGGGACAGGCTCCGGCTCTCCTGCTACGACCACATCACCCAGCGGCTCACCGTGCGGTACCACATGCGCGGGCTCACCGCCCCGGAGACCAGGGAGTACATCGCCCACCACCTAAAGGCCGCCGGGCGTACCTCGCCCCTCTTCACACCGGAGGCCATCGAGGAAATCTTCCAGTACGCCCGCGGCATCCCCAGGCGGGTCAACCACGTGTGCGCCAATTCCCTGCTCGCCGCCTTCATCGAGCAGAAGGAGCTGGTCGACCAAAAGCTGGTACTACGGGTGATCCAGGACCTAAACGGCAACTGA